In Bythopirellula goksoeyrii, a single window of DNA contains:
- a CDS encoding VWA domain-containing protein produces MSEEDLESFRFDVTAGKKLRIDGGSYSKNGSHPCTAQPQQVGPQVFSNILEEPQATASVPRIQIAAKRSSQQGRKKFPSWAASLFLHVLFILFLAYFTFSAFDPQVDFTLSLESEAFVEEDVELQEIEFDPLEEIESDVNQLASEIQEASQISASELSAEVALADMSNLSGSENLGLGELSGLFGARGNALSEMLPAKEKLTATFFETKVEGRRIVYVVDNSGGMRSGELETLIDELMKSVESLSDKQEFYVIFYSDSLYPLFYPDPVQRFVPANDRFKEQLRRWLDTVEFCQGNVVDNAIEAATLIRPDVVYLLTDGDLDQTRDQRRLTFLLNPQGRRFPIHTFGMGTGEKGRAAEKLQQVAEANYGKFRAVKISAAAKNAALRKKRPYHDKEPGDIWGRNVGSSWGKR; encoded by the coding sequence GTGTCGGAAGAAGACTTGGAATCCTTTCGGTTCGATGTGACTGCTGGGAAAAAGCTGCGGATTGACGGTGGCTCATACTCGAAGAATGGCTCACATCCGTGCACGGCTCAACCTCAGCAAGTGGGACCGCAAGTCTTCTCGAATATTCTCGAAGAACCACAAGCAACGGCCAGCGTTCCTCGAATTCAGATAGCGGCGAAAAGGTCCTCTCAGCAGGGACGTAAGAAGTTTCCTTCCTGGGCGGCTAGCTTGTTTTTGCACGTCTTATTCATTTTATTTTTGGCCTACTTTACGTTCTCCGCATTCGATCCGCAGGTTGACTTTACACTATCCCTGGAATCGGAAGCTTTCGTTGAAGAGGACGTCGAACTTCAGGAGATTGAGTTTGATCCCCTGGAAGAGATCGAGTCCGATGTGAATCAATTGGCCAGTGAAATACAAGAAGCATCCCAGATATCGGCCAGCGAACTGAGTGCCGAGGTAGCGCTGGCAGATATGTCAAACCTTTCTGGTTCAGAAAATCTTGGGTTGGGAGAATTGTCTGGATTGTTCGGCGCACGCGGCAACGCGCTCAGCGAAATGCTCCCTGCCAAGGAAAAGCTTACGGCCACTTTCTTTGAGACGAAAGTCGAGGGGCGGCGAATCGTTTACGTCGTCGACAACTCGGGAGGTATGCGAAGCGGCGAACTGGAAACACTCATAGACGAATTGATGAAGAGTGTCGAATCACTCAGCGACAAACAAGAGTTCTATGTAATTTTCTATAGCGACTCGCTATATCCGCTTTTTTATCCCGATCCGGTTCAGCGATTCGTTCCAGCTAATGATCGGTTTAAGGAACAATTGCGCAGATGGCTCGATACGGTAGAATTCTGTCAGGGAAATGTCGTAGACAATGCGATTGAGGCGGCCACTCTCATACGTCCCGATGTGGTCTATCTCCTAACGGATGGCGATTTGGATCAAACGCGCGATCAGCGGAGGCTTACTTTTTTGCTCAACCCTCAAGGACGTCGCTTTCCGATTCACACATTTGGGATGGGTACCGGTGAGAAGGGGAGAGCAGCCGAAAAGCTGCAACAAGTGGCAGAGGCCAATTACGGGAAGTTTCGTGCGGTGAAAATCTCCGCTGCCGCCAAGAACGCTGCTCTCAGGAAGAAACGTCCCTACCACGATAAGGAACCCGGAGACATCTGGGGCCGCAATGTAGGGAGCAGTTGGGGAAAACGTTAG
- a CDS encoding SDR family NAD(P)-dependent oxidoreductase, protein MQDLHNKIALVTGAASGIGRAIALRLAEEGMHLYLVDIDSSQLAEVVSEARRAGVISVGRQCDVGNLEQINTVVEYGLTRWGKFDLLVNNAGITYFGQTDEMSAEHCEKLLAINLHAPMHITRLLLPTLLSQPEAHILNVASFYGLIGTRRLAAYTASKFGLVGFGESLRAEYARTGLGVTTLCPGFVDTKLFATAPRSESRPFSKQPPAWMLTSPEKIADRAIRGILRNDALVVTQSYAKLAYFAKRFFPGVIDFANHLSRKRFGKQTIPPPTEEERRNAA, encoded by the coding sequence ATGCAAGACTTGCACAACAAGATTGCACTCGTGACGGGGGCAGCCTCAGGAATCGGCCGGGCGATCGCTCTGCGATTAGCCGAGGAAGGTATGCATCTCTACTTGGTCGATATCGACTCTAGTCAATTGGCAGAGGTAGTAAGCGAAGCTCGACGTGCAGGTGTCATTTCCGTGGGCCGCCAGTGCGACGTCGGCAATCTTGAGCAGATCAACACAGTCGTCGAGTATGGGCTCACTCGCTGGGGAAAATTCGACCTGTTAGTGAACAACGCAGGCATTACGTATTTCGGACAAACCGATGAGATGAGTGCCGAGCACTGTGAGAAATTGTTGGCAATCAATCTGCATGCTCCTATGCATATCACTCGTCTCTTACTTCCTACCTTACTGTCACAGCCTGAAGCCCACATACTCAATGTTGCGAGCTTTTACGGGTTGATTGGAACGCGCAGATTGGCGGCCTACACGGCTAGCAAATTTGGATTGGTAGGCTTTGGGGAATCTCTGCGTGCAGAATATGCTCGAACAGGTTTAGGAGTTACTACTCTTTGCCCAGGTTTTGTCGATACGAAATTGTTCGCGACGGCACCCCGAAGTGAATCTCGTCCTTTCTCAAAACAACCACCTGCCTGGATGCTGACATCACCTGAGAAGATTGCCGACCGGGCAATTCGGGGTATTCTCCGAAACGATGCTTTGGTGGTAACGCAGTCCTATGCCAAGCTGGCCTATTTCGCCAAACGCTTTTTCCCTGGGGTGATCGATTTTGCCAATCACCTGAGTCGTAAACGCTTTGGCAAGCAGACGATTCCACCACCCACAGAAGAGGAACGTCGCAACGCCGCGTAA
- a CDS encoding lysophospholipid acyltransferase family protein — MCWIFFEFNLLFVGKRNRIRVINRWVPRWAGINLWIFGVHVEAHSHSDDSGKLVHGCDEDGRGRIFIANHRSGMDIPVVLATVEAHCISRHDVASWPVIGFGARRIGTLFVDRTSRRSGAAVLKEVAHVVERGEAVAMFPEGTAYPGDEVRPFHNGAFNAARRSDSQILPMGIAYDNDAAYFEAESFMAHIKRIAGLKQLRVAVEIGAPLEYEGLQTAEIKDLAHQRVQDLVNQARARLQDR, encoded by the coding sequence GTGTGTTGGATCTTCTTTGAATTCAACCTACTATTCGTCGGCAAGCGAAACCGAATTCGAGTGATCAATCGTTGGGTGCCGCGCTGGGCAGGAATCAATCTGTGGATATTCGGTGTCCATGTCGAAGCACACAGTCATTCGGATGACAGCGGCAAGTTGGTTCACGGATGCGATGAAGATGGTCGAGGCCGTATTTTTATTGCCAACCATCGCTCGGGGATGGATATTCCCGTCGTGCTGGCCACGGTCGAGGCCCATTGCATCAGCCGCCATGACGTGGCTAGTTGGCCGGTCATCGGCTTTGGTGCCCGGCGCATTGGTACGCTGTTCGTCGACCGCACTTCCCGCCGTAGTGGTGCAGCCGTCTTAAAGGAAGTCGCACACGTCGTGGAACGGGGCGAAGCGGTTGCTATGTTCCCTGAAGGGACCGCGTATCCTGGCGATGAAGTTCGCCCGTTTCACAACGGAGCGTTCAATGCTGCCCGACGCTCGGATTCTCAAATCTTGCCGATGGGGATCGCTTATGACAACGACGCGGCCTACTTCGAGGCAGAGTCGTTCATGGCCCATATCAAACGCATCGCAGGGCTCAAGCAACTACGAGTGGCTGTTGAGATCGGCGCGCCCTTGGAATACGAAGGTTTGCAGACCGCTGAGATCAAGGACCTTGCTCACCAGCGCGTGCAGGACCTCGTCAATCAGGCGCGTGCTCGGCTACAAGATCGCTGA
- a CDS encoding bile acid:sodium symporter family protein, which translates to MINLWKRHWFLILLGIVLLVGMAFPYACSRFAFAIPKNWVIAVVLMLMALPLHIDAMWNAVRRPGPAFLAVAINAIVVPLLAWPLSFLLKGELAIGLVIAAAVPSTIASATVWTRLAGGNEAISIMVTVVTNLACFLVTPAWVWFIIGRVSKTEPFSEMAIKLLLIVVLPIMVAQLLRLIPGVSRFATEKKPLLSILAQAGLLSIVLLGAVHAGMQLTALHGKLAGITGQIALMMVLAATVHVVAWFLGYRAGGWLRYSPTDSLAVAFSGSQKTLMVGLAIALEFGGLAILPMLAYHIEQLLIDTLLAGRYQVSDLVAEHAPD; encoded by the coding sequence ATGATCAACCTTTGGAAACGCCACTGGTTCCTTATCTTGTTGGGAATCGTGCTGCTCGTTGGAATGGCATTTCCTTATGCCTGCTCCAGATTTGCCTTCGCGATTCCCAAGAACTGGGTCATCGCCGTGGTACTCATGCTCATGGCGCTGCCTCTGCATATCGACGCGATGTGGAACGCGGTGCGTCGCCCGGGACCTGCCTTTCTTGCCGTGGCCATCAATGCCATAGTCGTCCCCCTCTTAGCCTGGCCGTTAAGTTTTTTGCTCAAGGGGGAACTTGCAATTGGTCTCGTGATTGCTGCCGCAGTCCCTTCTACTATCGCGTCTGCCACGGTTTGGACCCGATTGGCCGGGGGCAACGAAGCGATAAGCATCATGGTAACCGTCGTCACGAATCTGGCTTGCTTTCTAGTTACTCCTGCTTGGGTGTGGTTTATCATCGGGCGGGTAAGCAAGACCGAACCCTTTTCTGAAATGGCAATCAAGCTTTTGTTAATCGTGGTGTTGCCGATTATGGTTGCCCAGCTATTGAGATTGATCCCAGGGGTCTCGCGTTTCGCCACCGAGAAAAAGCCCCTGTTGAGTATCCTGGCTCAGGCGGGCTTACTGTCAATTGTGTTGCTGGGCGCCGTTCATGCAGGAATGCAGCTTACAGCACTGCATGGAAAACTGGCCGGGATTACTGGGCAAATTGCATTGATGATGGTCCTGGCAGCCACAGTGCATGTGGTAGCTTGGTTCTTGGGATATCGGGCAGGGGGGTGGCTCAGATATTCGCCAACTGACTCGCTGGCAGTGGCCTTTTCAGGGAGCCAAAAGACCCTGATGGTCGGGCTGGCGATCGCATTGGAATTTGGCGGGTTGGCCATCCTGCCGATGCTTGCCTATCACATCGAACAATTGCTGATCGACACACTACTTGCAGGGCGCTACCAAGTCAGCGATCTTGTAGCCGAGCACGCGCCTGATTGA
- the prfA gene encoding peptide chain release factor 1, with product MRDLLEEKLARFVELEQQMSDPEVMASSQLMAAVAREHGSLAKLATKYRRFKQLNNEIVETRDMIEGEDLDMRELAEQELPTLIDEREKLWNELLELTLGGADANRTRCVMEIRAGTGGDEAALFARDLYEMYKHHAEAKRWKIEVLDHSPTELGGFKDITLALEGEGIYRELQYESGGHRVQRVPQTETQGRIHTSAATVAVMPEPEDLEITISPDDYRLDKFCASGPGGQHVNKTESAVRLTHHETGIVVQCQDEKSQHKNLAKALRVLKTRVYEAKREEEDQKRADERKTLVGSGDRSQRIRTYNFPDNRITDHRIGLTLYKLDQVIAGNMQPVTDALVDYDRQQLRDAFGADE from the coding sequence ATGCGCGACCTCTTAGAAGAAAAGCTTGCTCGCTTCGTTGAACTTGAGCAGCAGATGTCCGATCCCGAGGTCATGGCCAGCTCTCAGTTGATGGCCGCTGTGGCGCGCGAACATGGCTCTCTCGCAAAATTGGCGACCAAGTATCGCCGCTTCAAACAGCTCAATAACGAGATCGTAGAGACTCGTGATATGATCGAGGGGGAGGACCTCGACATGAGGGAGCTTGCAGAACAGGAACTTCCCACGCTCATCGACGAACGGGAAAAACTCTGGAACGAACTGCTTGAGCTCACTCTTGGGGGAGCTGATGCCAATCGCACCCGTTGTGTGATGGAAATCCGTGCTGGAACCGGCGGTGATGAGGCGGCCCTGTTTGCTCGTGATTTATACGAGATGTACAAGCACCACGCCGAGGCAAAGAGATGGAAGATCGAGGTTCTTGATCACAGTCCTACTGAGTTGGGTGGATTCAAGGACATCACTTTGGCGTTGGAAGGGGAGGGCATCTATCGTGAGCTACAGTACGAGAGTGGTGGACATCGAGTCCAACGCGTTCCCCAGACTGAAACACAGGGCCGCATCCACACCTCTGCGGCAACCGTGGCAGTGATGCCGGAGCCAGAAGACCTTGAGATCACTATATCCCCGGATGATTATCGGCTCGATAAATTCTGTGCGAGTGGCCCCGGCGGTCAACATGTAAACAAAACTGAGTCGGCAGTCCGACTTACTCACCATGAAACTGGCATCGTGGTTCAATGTCAGGATGAAAAAAGCCAGCACAAGAATCTTGCCAAGGCTCTGCGAGTATTGAAAACAAGGGTCTATGAAGCGAAACGGGAAGAGGAAGATCAAAAGCGGGCAGATGAACGCAAGACGCTGGTCGGCTCCGGGGACCGCAGCCAGCGAATTCGAACCTATAATTTCCCTGATAATCGTATCACAGATCACCGCATTGGGCTGACACTCTATAAACTGGATCAGGTGATCGCCGGCAACATGCAGCCGGTCACCGATGCCCTGGTTGATTACGACCGCCAGCAGCTCCGCGATGCCTTTGGCGCAGACGAATAA
- the rpmE gene encoding 50S ribosomal protein L31 — protein MQTDIHPKYFETKVTCGCGNTFTTGSVREELKVDICSACHPFYTGKLKFVDTAGRIEKFKNKFAKAGYASLGKGKKAKDDKK, from the coding sequence ATGCAAACAGACATTCATCCTAAATATTTTGAGACCAAGGTCACCTGTGGCTGTGGCAACACGTTTACGACGGGCAGTGTCCGCGAGGAACTGAAGGTCGATATCTGCAGTGCCTGCCATCCGTTCTATACGGGCAAGCTTAAGTTCGTCGATACGGCGGGCCGCATTGAGAAATTCAAGAATAAGTTTGCCAAGGCCGGTTACGCCAGCCTCGGCAAAGGGAAAAAGGCTAAGGACGACAAGAAGTAG
- a CDS encoding tetratricopeptide repeat protein: protein MSVLLETVAKTLNALPDETVLDLVPPVPILDDSTSADGKEVLATLDVNPQDPEGGYNYLSVPAGNGNFRGLHVQAGDIVRYFIDYDEESFEHGGGVEVDYVELPVRRLDTNNSQNALILDVSLSGPVPEPHRIEIWRFSDRRMNEIRLRLTRYIRQRRPAIAWEPTPDETALVQLTDRVNQWFRNLKADQVDWQPSDLIDTLPQNIRDAESIAPLVTPKALREGLFDLADVRSLQEAIWLRDIGNWAKKDAYEKVDIALALFDWTIRNIQLDESDQPGFVHQPWQALMYGHGSAEMRAWVFAGLCLEQQLDVAMLSVNEEGKDPKWWLPALVVDGELYLFDTRLGLPILDAEAEQVATLSEVIADPSLLRNLDLADEYLYPYTKEDLSHITASVVATPLQLSRRAAALQNALQGEDFVVLSSPPRGLPEALKKLENIAEVKLWAYPYEERLAEESMKRPQRELAAQQVLAFSQRPRLWKARVLHFQGTKPIPVSQQDDPLAQPRLGHREALQQYQNGDIRTPDAVLDQFDASKQMIYRAIKYSASYWLGLLSYDEGKFEVAEDWFRRRTLEAHSNGFWTPGANYNLARTLEQLGRNEEAIEILEADQSPQRFGNLLRARRITATEKPDKSPAD from the coding sequence ATGTCGGTGCTCCTGGAGACCGTCGCCAAAACACTCAACGCACTGCCCGACGAGACGGTTCTCGACCTCGTTCCCCCAGTGCCGATTCTCGATGATTCTACTAGCGCAGACGGCAAGGAAGTATTGGCAACGCTCGACGTGAATCCCCAGGACCCGGAGGGAGGCTACAACTATCTCTCCGTTCCTGCCGGCAATGGGAACTTCCGAGGATTGCATGTTCAAGCAGGCGACATCGTGCGCTACTTTATTGACTACGACGAAGAGAGTTTCGAACATGGCGGTGGTGTCGAGGTGGATTATGTCGAACTGCCCGTAAGGCGACTCGATACAAACAACTCCCAAAATGCACTGATCCTGGATGTCTCTCTTAGTGGCCCCGTGCCTGAACCTCATCGAATCGAGATCTGGCGTTTTTCTGATCGGCGAATGAACGAGATTCGCCTGCGGCTAACACGCTATATTCGCCAACGCAGACCAGCTATCGCCTGGGAGCCTACTCCCGACGAAACTGCGCTAGTGCAGTTGACGGATCGTGTAAATCAGTGGTTCCGCAATTTAAAGGCGGATCAAGTCGACTGGCAGCCGAGCGATTTAATTGACACTCTACCGCAGAATATTCGAGACGCGGAGTCAATTGCTCCTCTAGTCACCCCAAAGGCACTCCGCGAAGGGCTCTTCGATTTGGCAGATGTCCGCTCCCTCCAGGAGGCGATCTGGCTCCGTGATATCGGAAATTGGGCTAAGAAAGATGCGTACGAAAAGGTAGATATCGCTCTAGCATTGTTCGATTGGACGATTCGCAATATTCAACTCGACGAATCCGATCAGCCAGGATTTGTTCACCAGCCGTGGCAAGCACTCATGTACGGCCACGGGTCAGCAGAGATGCGTGCATGGGTCTTTGCAGGCCTCTGCCTCGAGCAACAACTTGATGTCGCAATGCTCTCAGTCAATGAAGAGGGGAAAGATCCCAAGTGGTGGCTCCCTGCACTGGTGGTCGATGGCGAGCTCTACTTGTTTGATACTCGCCTTGGACTACCGATTCTGGATGCGGAGGCTGAACAGGTCGCTACGCTGAGCGAGGTGATCGCTGACCCTAGTCTCTTGAGAAATCTGGACCTGGCTGACGAGTATCTCTACCCCTACACCAAAGAGGATTTAAGTCACATCACAGCGAGCGTCGTAGCCACGCCACTACAACTTTCACGGAGGGCTGCAGCCTTACAAAATGCCCTTCAAGGGGAAGATTTTGTCGTGCTAAGTTCTCCCCCCAGGGGGCTCCCTGAAGCACTTAAGAAACTAGAGAACATCGCCGAAGTTAAATTGTGGGCGTATCCCTATGAAGAGCGGCTCGCTGAAGAATCGATGAAGAGACCTCAGCGCGAATTGGCAGCCCAGCAAGTCTTGGCGTTTTCACAACGGCCACGTCTTTGGAAAGCACGCGTGCTGCATTTTCAAGGCACGAAGCCGATTCCTGTCTCCCAGCAGGACGATCCGCTGGCCCAACCGCGACTGGGTCACCGAGAAGCATTACAGCAATATCAAAATGGCGACATTCGCACTCCCGACGCGGTGCTTGACCAGTTTGACGCCAGCAAACAGATGATTTATCGAGCAATCAAATACTCGGCCAGCTACTGGCTGGGCCTGTTGAGCTACGACGAAGGTAAATTTGAGGTGGCGGAAGACTGGTTTCGGCGGCGAACGTTGGAAGCCCACTCGAATGGGTTTTGGACCCCGGGTGCCAATTACAATCTGGCACGCACGTTGGAACAACTTGGTCGAAATGAGGAAGCCATCGAAATCTTGGAAGCCGATCAATCACCACAACGATTCGGCAATCTCCTCCGTGCACGCAGAATCACTGCTACCGAGAAGCCGGATAAATCACCCGCAGACTGA
- a CDS encoding endonuclease/exonuclease/phosphatase family protein, whose translation MQFRVVTYNIHKGIGGRDRQYRPERIIETLAHLEPTIVFLQEVDEDVPRSNRHHQAEMLAEALDLHHVAYQRNVHLKQGCYGNAILSRVPLKDVENCNLSVPLKKRRQALLARCKLSIGEHTRSLLLANMHLGLAGPERTIQLKKLLKHHLLANAHSETPILVGGDFNDVWGRLGRKVLEPVGYRNAGGMHRTFPALFPMRPLDRIYYRGPLHVHHAYASRTALARVASDHLPLVVEFTLGDKT comes from the coding sequence ATGCAATTTCGCGTAGTTACTTACAATATCCACAAAGGAATCGGCGGGCGGGATCGCCAGTACCGACCTGAGCGGATTATCGAGACCCTGGCCCACTTAGAGCCTACGATAGTTTTCTTGCAGGAGGTCGATGAAGATGTTCCTCGATCCAACCGCCATCATCAGGCAGAAATGCTGGCTGAGGCGCTCGACCTGCATCACGTGGCCTATCAGCGCAATGTTCATCTAAAACAGGGCTGTTATGGGAACGCCATCTTGAGCAGAGTTCCCTTGAAAGATGTTGAAAACTGTAACCTATCAGTTCCATTGAAGAAACGTAGGCAAGCCCTTCTGGCTCGTTGCAAACTTTCGATCGGAGAACATACACGTTCACTGCTGTTGGCGAATATGCATCTGGGATTGGCCGGACCTGAAAGAACGATTCAACTAAAAAAGCTTCTCAAACACCATTTGCTGGCCAACGCTCATAGCGAAACACCGATTCTCGTGGGTGGTGATTTCAACGACGTATGGGGAAGGCTGGGGCGAAAGGTCTTGGAACCGGTCGGCTATCGCAACGCAGGGGGGATGCATCGCACCTTTCCTGCACTCTTTCCGATGCGGCCGCTAGACCGCATTTACTACCGCGGGCCGCTTCATGTGCATCATGCGTATGCCAGTCGCACGGCACTAGCCCGCGTAGCGTCGGATCATCTACCACTCGTAGTGGAATTTACTCTAGGAGACAAAACATGA
- a CDS encoding phytanoyl-CoA dioxygenase family protein, with product MFCSSIPQVSQPLVGKDPSLGHQANAGKLLSIVHLVAISMNMHPKLRPLWQRALILPALTFLFAYKALHLPRRILPRDLKAIVKNWHYSMFWTLIKSGLTQAYIDEPCTFDITGKHLPKAQVNPEFRMTEAEFDQFHRDGFIGPFDAFSQEEMAQLRKEMLAVEKEKSQTYGFVTPRDRHLESARLWECMNHPAIVERAAQLLGQDLLCWRTQLFYKGPGAPAIQFHQASTFMVEDYLDPAIYPPRTDEMFQLTVWVAVDDAVPENGCMQFIRGSHDRIHKIKFGGDEGFYNANFSLDFDRDPERVVTMPVKSGQFIIFTERCIHGSPANITDRYRLAFNLRIVPTNVPVLTGKEKYRSVYNGGKYLLNNWGVALLRGEDRLQLSKTVVPPRLQQNSTEDCYRAAA from the coding sequence ATGTTCTGTAGTAGTATCCCGCAGGTTTCTCAACCACTCGTGGGAAAAGACCCTAGTCTTGGCCACCAGGCCAACGCTGGGAAGCTCCTTTCCATCGTGCATTTGGTCGCCATCTCTATGAACATGCATCCGAAACTTCGACCCCTTTGGCAGCGGGCCTTGATCCTTCCTGCACTGACTTTCTTGTTTGCCTACAAGGCACTTCACCTGCCTCGCAGAATTCTTCCTCGCGATCTTAAGGCGATCGTCAAGAACTGGCACTACTCGATGTTTTGGACCCTCATAAAGAGCGGCCTCACGCAGGCCTATATCGATGAGCCCTGCACCTTCGATATCACTGGCAAGCATCTACCCAAGGCACAGGTCAATCCGGAGTTCCGCATGACGGAGGCGGAGTTTGATCAGTTTCATCGGGATGGGTTCATCGGACCTTTTGATGCTTTTAGTCAAGAAGAGATGGCACAACTCCGTAAGGAGATGCTTGCTGTCGAAAAAGAAAAATCACAGACTTATGGTTTTGTCACGCCGCGCGATCGACATTTGGAATCGGCCCGACTGTGGGAATGTATGAATCATCCTGCAATTGTGGAACGCGCTGCCCAGTTGCTTGGGCAAGATTTGCTTTGTTGGCGAACGCAGCTTTTCTATAAAGGCCCCGGTGCCCCTGCGATCCAATTCCATCAAGCCAGCACTTTTATGGTCGAGGACTATCTCGACCCGGCAATCTACCCGCCACGTACTGATGAAATGTTTCAGCTCACCGTTTGGGTCGCAGTCGATGATGCGGTTCCAGAAAATGGCTGCATGCAATTCATTCGCGGCTCGCATGACCGGATTCACAAGATCAAATTCGGAGGAGATGAAGGATTCTATAACGCCAATTTCTCACTTGATTTCGATCGTGATCCCGAGCGAGTCGTAACCATGCCCGTCAAATCAGGGCAGTTTATCATTTTCACGGAACGATGTATTCACGGTTCGCCGGCTAATATCACCGATCGATATCGACTGGCATTCAACCTGAGAATTGTGCCGACCAATGTTCCGGTACTTACCGGGAAAGAAAAATACCGCTCCGTCTACAATGGGGGCAAATACCTTCTGAACAACTGGGGGGTGGCACTTTTGAGGGGCGAAGATCGTCTTCAACTTAGCAAGACCGTAGTTCCGCCGAGGCTACAACAGAATTCGACAGAAGACTGCTATCGCGCGGCGGCGTGA
- the kdsA gene encoding 3-deoxy-8-phosphooctulonate synthase gives MESTVPNYPSQIGPLLCGRDQPLLWIAGPCVLESRDSALEIAEELQRVARLLSVQLIFKASFDKANRTSSSSYRGPGLDDGLKILHDIGQTTGLAITTDVHESQQASAAGEVCDLLQIPAFLARQTDLLVAAAHTGKAVNVKKGQFMSPGDMQFVIAKLADAGCENILLCERGTFFGYGRLVNDMRAIPQMQSFGVPVVFDATHSVQEPGGLGGATGGNRAMVEPLARAAMAVGAEGLFTETHPDPDKSPSDGANMIPLCQIESVMRRLVAIRQATAQIE, from the coding sequence ATGGAATCTACAGTGCCCAATTACCCCTCCCAAATAGGTCCTCTTCTGTGCGGAAGAGATCAACCGCTACTGTGGATTGCAGGGCCGTGCGTGCTGGAGAGTAGAGATTCGGCACTAGAGATTGCCGAGGAGTTGCAGCGTGTGGCTCGCCTGTTGTCGGTTCAGTTGATATTTAAGGCCTCTTTCGACAAGGCCAACCGTACCAGCAGCAGTTCCTATCGTGGCCCAGGACTCGATGACGGGCTAAAGATTCTCCATGATATCGGCCAGACTACCGGGTTGGCTATTACGACCGACGTCCATGAATCGCAGCAAGCCTCCGCTGCGGGGGAAGTATGCGACCTATTGCAAATCCCTGCCTTCCTCGCGCGCCAGACAGATCTCCTGGTTGCTGCTGCTCATACTGGTAAGGCGGTTAACGTGAAGAAGGGCCAGTTCATGTCCCCTGGCGATATGCAATTTGTCATTGCCAAACTTGCAGATGCCGGTTGTGAAAACATCTTGCTCTGCGAACGAGGAACTTTTTTCGGGTATGGTAGATTGGTGAACGACATGCGAGCCATTCCCCAGATGCAGTCCTTCGGAGTGCCCGTCGTATTTGACGCGACCCACAGCGTCCAAGAGCCTGGCGGGCTTGGCGGAGCAACGGGTGGCAATCGCGCGATGGTAGAACCTTTAGCCCGCGCAGCAATGGCAGTCGGTGCGGAAGGATTATTTACAGAGACCCATCCTGACCCCGACAAATCACCAAGCGACGGTGCAAACATGATTCCTCTGTGCCAGATTGAGTCGGTTATGCGACGTCTCGTGGCCATTAGGCAAGCGACCGCCCAAATTGAGTGA
- a CDS encoding SdpI family protein yields MQQVDPATAILFVYLVVGGVLVVLGVPLYFGKVPPNRVYGFRTRSTLADSQKWFAVNRVTGGWMVLIGTAVAGVATWVARLGFGVQQAALTDLVVFAVGMGAMMVHSTLVLWRK; encoded by the coding sequence ATGCAACAAGTCGATCCCGCTACCGCCATCCTGTTCGTCTACCTGGTCGTCGGGGGGGTGCTGGTCGTGTTGGGGGTGCCTCTCTACTTCGGCAAAGTGCCGCCGAATCGGGTGTATGGGTTCCGTACACGCTCGACTTTGGCGGATTCCCAGAAGTGGTTCGCTGTGAATCGTGTGACAGGAGGGTGGATGGTGCTGATAGGGACTGCGGTCGCGGGAGTTGCTACCTGGGTCGCCCGATTGGGCTTTGGCGTGCAACAGGCTGCGCTCACCGATCTTGTCGTATTTGCCGTTGGGATGGGAGCGATGATGGTGCATAGCACATTGGTGCTGTGGCGAAAATAG